The Callospermophilus lateralis isolate mCalLat2 chromosome 3, mCalLat2.hap1, whole genome shotgun sequence genome has a segment encoding these proteins:
- the Adam21 gene encoding disintegrin and metalloproteinase domain-containing protein 21, which yields MPDGNSGEHTAEQNHITSQGVENGSIMVTVEDGASMRATLLLLWLEVSLSPSSLSQAGPTQHLSSPEVVIPLKVTSRGRGAKTPGWLSYSLLFGGQKHIVHIRVKKLLVSAHLPVLTYTEQHALLEDHPFIPDDCYYHGYVEGAPESLVVFSACFGGFRGVLQINDLTYEIEPIRHSATFEHLVYRLHSNETQFSPTSCGLTEKEIARQQLEFEVIESSDWKQNSTGDWWTHTWFLELVVVIDHDFFVYSQSNLSKVQEDVVLIVNLVDSLYQQLSTYVILVGIEIWNQRNAFPMVNIEQVLEDFSQWKQVSLSQLQHDAAHIFIKNAHISILGLAYVAGICRPPIDCGVDNFQEDPWSLFANTVAHELGHTLGMYHDEDFCFCGEKGCLMSTFRVPAERFTNCSYVDFMKTTLNQGSCLHNHPKPGEIFLLKRCGNGAVEREEECDCGSIRQCEQDPCCLLNCTLRPGAACASGLCCKDCKFVPSGEICRQQVNECDLPEWCNGSSHQCPEDGYVQDGIPCSESAYCYQKRCHNHDQQCKEIFGQGAKSASQNCYQKINSQGNQFGHCGINGTVYLKCNMSDIFCGRVQCEDVEDIPHLQDHYVLQHTRINGVTCWSSVHHLGMDIPDIGEVKDGTACGTGKICIDKKCVSLSVLSQDCLPETCNMKGICNNKHHCHCGYGWSPPDCLHRGYGGSVDSGPPLGKKIALLPGIVISLLSILIFLLTIGLYGYPRMHSSPKETKTHSPS from the exons ATGCCAGATGGCAACAGTGGGGAGCATACAGCAGAACAAAACCACATCACAAGCCAAGGAGTGGAGA ATGGCTCCATAATGGTGACTGTGGAGGATGGAGCATCCATGAGAGCCACTCTTCTGCTGCTCTGGCTTGAAGTGTCTCTGTCCCCTTCTAGCCTCTCCCAAGCTGGGCCCACCCAACATCTCAGTTCCCCAGAAGTGGTGATCCCCTTGAAGGTGACCAGCAGAGGCAGAGGTGCAAAGactccaggatggctttcctacaGCCTGCTATTTGGGGGCCAGAAACATATTGTGCACATTAGGGTCAAGAAACTATTAGTTTCTGCACATCTTCCTGTGCTCACCTACACAGAGCAGCATGCCCTCCTGGAAGATCACCCCTTCATCCCAGATGACTGTTACTATCATGGTTATGTGGAGGGGGCCCCCGAGTCTCTGGTTGTTTTCAGTGCCTGTTTTGGGGGTTTTCGGGGAGTgttacaaataaatgacctcacttaTGAAATTGAACCCATTAGGCACTCTGCCACATTTGAACACCTGGTTTATAGATTACACAGTAACGAGACACAATTTTCACCCACGAGCTGTGGTTTAACAGAGAAGGAAATAGCACGTCAACAATTGGAATTTGAAGTGATTGAGAGCTCAGATTGGAAACAAAATTCTACTGGGGACTGGTGGACCCACACATGGTTTCTGGAGCTGGTGGTAGTGATAGATCATGATTTCTTCGTTTACTCTCAAAGCAACTTGTCAAAGGTGCAAGAGGATGTAGTTCTTATTGTCAATTTAGTGGATTCCTTATATCAGCAGTTGAGCACTTATGTAATTTTGGTTGGGATTGAGATTTGGAATCAAAGAAACGCTTTCCCAATGGTAAACATAGAACAGGTTTTAGAAGATTTTTCTCAGTGGAAACAAGTCAGTCTTTCCCAGCTACAGCATGATGCTGCacatattttcataaaaaatgcACATATAAGTATACTTGGTCTAGCCTATGTTGCAGGAATATGTCGTCCTCCTATTGATTGTGGAGTTGATAATTTCCAAGAAGACCCCTGGTCTCTTTTTGCTAATACTGTGGCCCATGAATTAGGTCATACTTTGGGTATGTATCATGAcgaggatttctgtttttgtggGGAAAAAGGCTGCCTTATGAGTACTTTCAGAGTACCAGCAGAGAGATTTACCAATTGCAGTTATGTTGATTTTATGAAGACCACATTAAACCAAGGATCATGTCTGCACAACCATCCAAAACCAGGGGAAATATTTTTGCTGAAGCGCTGTGGAAATGGTGCAGTTGAAAGAGAAGAGGAATGTGATTGTGGATCCATACGTCAGTGTGAGCAAGATCCTTGTTGTCTGTTGAACTGCACCCTGAGGCCAGGTGCTGCTTGTGCTTCTGGACTTTGTTGCAAAGACTGCAAATTCGTACCATCAGGGGAAATCTGTAGACAACAGGTCAATGAATGTGACCTTCCAGAGTGGTGTAATGGGTCATCCCATCAGTGCCCAGAAGATGGGTATGTGCAGGATGGGATCCCTTGTAGTGAAAGTGCCTACTGCTATCAAAAGAGATGTCATAACCATGACCAACAGTGCAAGGAAATTTTTGGCCAAGGTGCAAAGAGTGCATCTCAGAATTGCTACCAAaaaatcaactcccaaggaaaccaGTTTGGCCACTGTGGTATAAATGGCACAGTATACTTAAAATGTAACATGTCTGACATCTTTTGTGGGAGAGTTCAGTGTGAAGATGTAGAAGACATTCCCCATCTCCAAGATCATTATGTTTTGCAGCACACTCGCATCAATGGTGTCACCTGCTGGAGTTCTGTCCATCATTTAGGGATGGACATACCTGACATTGGTGAAGTGAAAGATGGCACTGCCTGTGGAACAGGAAAGATCTGTATCGACAAAAAGTGTGTTAGTTTATCTGTCTTGTCACAAGACTGCCTTCCTGAGACCTGCAATATGAAGGGGATCTGTAATAACAAACATCACTGCCACTGTGGTTATGGGTGGTCCCCACCCGATTGTCTGCACAGAGGCTATGGAGGTAGTGTTGACAGTGGCCCacccttaggaaaaaaaatagctttattaCCAGGAATCGTGATTTCTTTATTGTCCATTTTGATTTTTCTGTTGACTATTGGCCTTTATGGATATCCTCGAATGCATTCTAGCCCCAAGGAGACCAAAACGCACTCACCAAGTTAA